Genomic window (Rhododendron vialii isolate Sample 1 chromosome 4a, ASM3025357v1):
CTTGGGAGTAAAGAAGGCTTTTTTTAATGTTGttattttcacaaattttaataTATACTTGGGTAGTAATCCCTCCAATATttaaattgattttgaaaattaaaataattgtATTCGTAAGTGGCTTTTTATctgaaaatgacacgacttctCGATTCTTGTaagcttatttttcttcttcattttgtttgttttgttcatcttttttgaatttttgttaaattcgcatgatatttttggaattaatcatCCCTTCAGACGAAATgagtttaaaaaatacaaaattatgaccgaaagtaaaaataaaataaaattcactaaAGCCGAAAAAAGTATATCAAACAGATGTCTTACTATCTAAAgtgccgtcttatttgaattttttcaatatcggtctatatttttataattttcgattaaaaattacgacaaaaatcTAAGCAAAAAgatatgaaaagtaaaaaatatggaATAAATTTCAGACTCATAAATTCACAAGAATGCAATATGGGACTGAAGGAATTACTGAAGGAAACATATCTCACTTTTATCGAaagagatttttaaaaaaaaactgttttccatGATGGCAAAAAAAGTAGTATAATTCCAACTATTTTCCCGTTCATTTTCAAGGTTGCAACCATACACATGGAAACGAGTCATTAATCCACAACCGGCTTCCGCCGATGAAAAAAAGAGGAGTGTTACGAGTCATGAAAAACAGCAAATGTGTAATTCATATCGACAGAAAAATATGGATTCCTTAATACTTACAGACACTCAAAACTAGTGGCTACAACAAATTTATCTCCATCAAGTTTCTTACCAATATGCCTTAACCCTCCAGTCAATTCAAGAACCCTCAAGACTCGACAGGAAAAACACTGATTAAGAATCAACAAGCAATCCAAGAGGTTACGGGACACATACCAAAGAAGAGTAGAAccgaaaaaaagtttgaatttacCATGGCATTTCTGTTGGTTTTCTACGGGAAGGTGACAAGATAACAGCTCCGTTTCGCTTTGCAACAACAATGGTACTCGCCTGGGAGCAAAGAGAGGTGTTTGGTAGAGGAGAAAAAACATAGGACGTTAGTAAGGAACGGTACCCGTCACAGTCCTGTGTCTTGGGTCAGTGAGAATTGTTTGGATATTCACGAAGCCTGCTTCTCTCATTTTCCCTTCAAGATCAGTGAGGTAGTACTCGTCTAAAAATGGTTCGGTGCTCTTCATCAATGTAAACAGCACTGGAGACAGTTCCTGCAACAGTAAAGTAAGGaactgaacacaaaaaaaatgacctgatGATCCATTATTTAtgtgttataaaaaaaaaatgagtggatACAAggaatttcatttctcttttaaatCCCTTTTACTTCACACgttcaaaatccaaacagtgtgagggaaagaaaaaaaaatcttaaatttcGCAGTGCTTTGATAACTAAAGTCATAAATTCTTAAATTAGTCCGAGATGCGCGCAAGCTGGCTCGGCCTcggacaccctgcattaccaaaaaaagatgCTTTTGAATATTGAACAGTGAGAAATCGCATTTACCATATGCGATCTTGCAAAGCTAACATCTCCAAATCCATTTATTTCATGAAGGTGGTAAACATTGTTGAAAAAGTTGAACGCAATTAGAACCGTACCTGAAGGATCTTTGACTTCGGCTGCAGAAAGGTGTAATGGAAGAAGTTAGAAACCAATTAATTTTAGCAGCACAATTAATCTcataatcataaaaaaataatagtatgTCTAATTACCGAATTATCTGTCACAGCAAAAGTGCCTCCAGGTCGAAGGAGCCGAAATGCTTCCTTCACTAAATTAACTATTGCCCTTGCGGGACACTCATGGAGCTGCATATATATGTAGGGCAATTGTCACCACTTAACACAAAACTATTTTTCcatccaaaagaaaaacacaaactaTTTCCATGAGACTTCATAAGAAGATAGTTCTACAATGTTTAATAGAACAATGCTTTTAGTACATGCAAAGAGCATTATCGATATTCACCCTTGTTCATTCAAAAGCGAGGATGCCCCATCTTCTCATCAAGACATTTGCCATTACCTCATTACTGTTTCATTTTCGAAAGGATGTCCGAAGATTTCCattgaaaaatgacaaagtCCTGCAATTTATGCTTTCCAATCTTTTGATGCTTACCAATTATCTCTTTCTAAAGGAAAGTATTTGAATCCTgtcaaacagaaaaaaaaaaaaaaaaacttttctccaGCGATCATGTTTTATATAACTTGTATGTTGATGACAATCCAGAGATGGCACGACTGCTGGGTTCAGCAGTACAGCTAAATGCAAGATCCGTAGTTCATCTACCaattggaaataaaaaaaactgacaTTCACAAATCAATTGTGATCTCTTTGCTTACCACATATGCAATTGAGACAATGTCAAACAATTGGGCAGGCAATCCAGTGTCTTCACCATTTGCATGCACCCAGCTGATTGGGTTCTTTCTTGGggtgcttttcttttccttaaacTGAGCAACAGCAAGAAAGTAAGGAGATAGGTCTAGTCCCTGCACCAGATGGATCAAGATTCAAGAGATGAGTAAATAAGCAAAACAGGTACAAAGACTGTGAGATGTATACTACCATGATAGGTGATAAGCAAATGTCCAGTACATGATACATCatttcaagaaaaaacacaTGGAAGATTTGTTTCCACTACTTCTGAAGAGTGAAAATTATGCACTCACCGTGACTTTAGCAGAAGGAAATTTGTTAGCAAGATATCTTGAGCTCACACCAACAGAACACCCGATATCAAGAATGTTTTCAATCATTGCGTTTCCTGAAAACTGCTGATGATGTTGTTCAATAGCATTTAGCCAATTTCCCCTAACAATTTGATTTGCCTCATCTAGAGAAGAAGCATCAGGTATTGCTCTTCTCACCATTGACATAGTTGCTGCCTCAGCTTCTGCTGCAGCCTGCCATTAAGATGTCCAATTCTGAAACAATTATCACAGATATCTTAGTTTTGAATTGTTCCCCCAGTGTGTCTATTAACGCTAAGTTGCTTACAAGTTCGTCTATAGTCAAAACCCAAGAACTAATTCTGCAGGGAATATATGAGGACAAAGTTTATAATTCTACACGTATTGACGACAACATAGAAAGTCTAATTCAGTTAAATTGTGAGGCAAAATCTCAACTTATTCCCCATGTCAGGAAAAATGACATTGTTACTCAATCTGCAAAACTGTAAACTTATCGGGCATCCAAATGGATCCCTGAATAACTCATAAATAGTAGATAACACTCTACATGAAGATGGCACATATCATCAATCATTATTCTACTGGTTCGctgtgagaattttttttaatagtggACATGAAACTATATGCAAAAATGAGAACAGACACAAACCCAAAAGGGCAAGCACATAATGTCACTACCACAAAAACTCTCAGACATCTAAAATTTAGGAGAAGAAATAGATATTTACCAGCCAAGACAGGTTGCCCTCATCATATGCATGGAAAGGGTTGAGATAATCTGTTCACAAAACAGTCAAGACATCATTAATCAAGCTCTCTTGGAAATGAACAAAGCAATGTGGTACATCAACATTAAAAGTCATAtgctgatccaaaaaaaaaacattaaaagtCATACGGATATTCTTGCCCAAATTTTCTGATTTGTTTGGGAATACACATTCCCTCCATCATCAGAAAGTGTAAGGGATTGGCACGCACTCCATGTATGTTTTctactctttttcctttttctcaatATATTAGTTCTTCTTTAATTCAAATTTAAAGCAACAAATGTTTTGACTCCCTGTCATTCCTTACCAACAACAGCTATGCAAGTAGCCAAGATTGCCTATTGAGGTATGTCCAATCTCTTGAACAAATATGAAAAGCAACTaagataaataaatttttttttttaaaagcatcTAAAAAATAACTTCATTTTCCTTGTCAACATAGAGAAAAGTTTCCTTTACAAGACAAATGTTTGTGGTCTACTGATTCCCTTAAAGAATAATCCAATGTTCTGTCTAGTAACTCAAAAGGAGGAAAGGACTATCAATCTAAGCCCGTGAACTTACTCAAGTTTTATCATTCTTCATAACTTGTTCCTTAATCGCCAGAAGGATTCTTTACATAAGTCAGAGACTAGAGTTCTAGGTCAAGCCACTTGACTGATATATGGCACCAAAATCCCCAATAAAGGGTGCATTATGGAATTCAACTATTCAAGGCATGAATACATGTGATAACAAAGCATGGGTAATGGCCAATTTGTGTGATGGCAACAAAGTCAATCACAAGAATTGGCCAAGCTAGTGCAAAGCAACAGTCCATGAGCTAGTTTCTACTTGCTTGGGTTCAAATAGTGAGGTCATCCAGTTTCACTCATTACCTGCCATAGCACACCATTTTCTAAGGAAAGTGAAGGTCTGATACTTGGGAATCACGTTAGGAGCTAAATCCATATGTCTACCAGTACCAACTCATGGCAGCAAACCAATAATACCATAGAAGACAAAGACAGGTGATAACTTAGTCACCAGATTCACCGCAAAAACAAGCACAGACTCCCCTAACATACTAGAAAAATGTAGAGGTGTGTTCTACATCAACAAATATGGCATAGAAGACAAGGACAGATGATAATTTAGTCACCAGAACCGCAAAAACGAACAAAGACTCCCTAATATACTAGAATACAATTGTGTCCACATCAAAAAATATGGCAACACTGCCACAATCGGAAGTGACGTATTCTATTCGCATGGCATTCTGTCTTATTGTCCTAAAAAGATCAGTACATCTTCTCAgtcaaaactcaagagacttcAACCATGTAACAAGAATGAGCCCCAACTAAGAGAACCTTCACTCGAAAAATCTCAAACAAGCAGAACAATGACGATAATGTATTTGGAGTTCCCATTGGAGTTTTAGTCTTTTAGAACAgttctttcttgcaaaattTCCACCTTAGCCTGTTAGTGACAGAAAAACTACTTGGGTAACCATTGTACCTATTCCTACGCACACTGCGTTTTCTTTGAGATCAACATTTTTCTTCACTACTGATGTGTGATTTCACCCTTGCATTGCCGTTCAGCACTTAGGGTTATACTATGTAAAAAAAGTTCGGGGTAATTAACGATTTTCTTGAACAAGGGAGGCACAGCCCACAAGCTAGTGAAGCAGTTGATATCACTTACCTAATACCTATAACTCCAAAACACCGCACTAATAAATCACACACTGGAAGTTCATAAAACCCATGAAAGTAGTATATTAATCAACAAGGGCCATTAAATATGCCACTTACCAAATACCATTCTTCTTCACCAACAAATTTAAGCCCCTTGttaattaggaaaacaaaaaaacgaacaaaaaagCTACTAGCCCCAGCAAGGTAGTTTTGTCAAAATCATGATGCGAAAAATGCAACTAAGCAGCTAAATTCAACTCGCCCATGTATATTAATCTTCGGGCCTCAAATAAGTTTGTATCTTCCCGTGTTAAAAAGTCCTATTCAAAGAGGATTGCAGAACGTCAGATTCCAACTTCAGGTAGATTTCAATGAAATCCTAAcacttcaatagaaaagaacaaGTTTGAGCTATTGAGAAATTTACAGTCAGGGTACACAATCGACGAGTTCTGAATGCTGTCCATCTCTTTGTAAACCTCAGATTCCAGAATCTCCCTCGTCATCTCCCGCCATGGAATGTTTGTTTTCTCTGCCGTACTGTTCATCACCACACACCAATTGTATTTTCAGAGTTCCTTTCCCTCCCCAAAATCAAGTCCAAATACAAAAACCGAATCATAATTTTGTACACTCGCATGTTAATGTGCAAGTATAACAGTATGTATAAACATATCCATAAATGTACGAGAATGGAAAATGCTAATCACGGCCATTGGACCGTATTTACTGTATTTTAAAATGCATTCTCAGTATTTTAAAATGcattctaagagcatctccaacctcaACTTCAAACTTGGGGATGCCAAGGCTTATGTGGCAATTTGGCatgttgaatttgaaaaaaaaaacacctctaAAATACCCACTCTGACCTatatgccaaattcaatgtttgGGTATGTTTTCACTTTTAGTCTTGTTTctatcttttattttattttactaagTTTTTTAGAGCAAAGTAATTATCTTGGTTGGAGTTGGCTAAAATGCTAATTCATCCACTTGGCATCATGGCATGCCATATCAAATTCAGCGCATAGAAGCATGTCAAATTGTACTGCGAGTGGAAAATGCATACCTTCGCTCTAACTTTTCGAAATTGTCTGCATCTTTAACTATCGCCTATTTATAGCAAGTCAAAGCCATATTATACCTCGCTATAGTTTCATAAAAATAACAATGTTACTACGCAGATTTGGTGTATTTTTAGCACAATCTCAAACCTAGCTCATTGGCTCAAACTCATCTCAACCCAAATTTATTGACCGTGGCAGATTTGGCAAAGACAAAATTGCCACCAAATTTGGAACCAAAAATGGTTTTGCTATTTTTTAACAACAATTTAGCTTACTGGTGCCAAATTATGTTTTGATAACCTAAATCCATCATGATTGGACATACTTTTAGCAGTTGTTAGCATAGTTCATATAAAACCTGATCAAATACGTATAAGCATaccacgagagagagagagagagagagagagagagagagagagacctgatgAGGACTTGTCGGGCGCCGAGCTTGAGGACAGAGTAGAGAGGCTTGAAGGAGATAAGAGCTCCGACGAGACGAGAGAGAGGGGTTTCCCCCGTCCACTTGGGTCGTTCCAGCTGGCCCTCTTCGTACAACGAGGACGCGGCTCGAACGACTACACACTTTCTCCCCCGGCGATTTCTCATTCGGCCGCAGCCGTCGGTGGACACGAGGCACAGGCTACTCAGCTTCCCGTACGCACAAAAGGCCATCGTATACGAATCCATCGTATATTTGGAGTTCCagtgaggaagagagagagagagagagagagagtactgtaTACTGATCGTGTGATACTGTGGTCGTGGTGGTTTATCGCCACGTCATGGCAGATCAAATCTTTGGCTGGCCTATAGTGTTTATACACGTGGACGTAAAAATTCGATTGATCTTCCCAGCGTGAGGAAAATCAATAATACAATCACAAACACTTAGCACACAAGCCACACTTAATATGAGAGAATTTGTATAAATGTgtataagtgtttgtggttataGTAAAAACTGGAAGAAAATTGGAAGTGGCTTTTATGCAATTTGACTTTGATTCTGTGAACCATGCCCTGAGTAGTCCGGTCATTTTTTAACCCATTTTAGAGTCactttgatgatccgaacctgAACATTGTAGAACTTGTAGAGTAGAATGCGACACCAAATGATCATATAGTATGTGCTTCGATTAGGTATTAGTCTTGTATCAGCTTGCCTTGATATTTTACGTGGTAATtatactcgacgagctctacaatcAACGTGGACAACTTGGATCGTCGAAGGGACTCCAAAATGGGTTCAAAAGTAACTGGAATTAATGCACGGGGTGCTATTCACGGCCAAGATGCATAAAAGCCGTGAAACACATTCACCTCAAGTGAATGTATTCTGAGATCACATAaatatcaaaattcgatcaacaTGAATTTGGGAATACGGAGTATTTCATGTTTGATGAGCCAAAACAAAACCATTGACAAAATCATTTGCTGTGCCAAATTTTGGTTCTAAGATTATATTTGGCAAAACTTGCACACCATCGCCAAGGGAGATCGACTCAGTACTATGAGCAAAAAAATTGTTCTTCTGCTGGCTTTGTCTCTGGAACAGAATCGCAACAAGGCAGCTACTGATCTCATGGGAATTTTTACCTGAAGGTACGATTACACGATGCCCTCTCTGTCAATCTGCCGTAGAATTAACACATCATTTGCTTGTTCAATGCATTATCTCTTGGAATATTTGGTCTTCTTGTCTTCATTGGTTTCTTTGCGGTTTCTTGGAGCATTTGCTTAAGCCGAAATGATATAGCTTTTAATGATAAAAATCTGCATTGGACTGAGGTGGTAGAACAATGCAAGGTGAGGGCTTCTGCGTAGGCAATTTCTAGAGCTCATGCTAAGGATAATACTATTCAAGACTCTTCATCCGCTGCTTGGATGGTGTGAAGAACTTAAAGCTATCCAAAATCAAGAAGAAATCGGGGTGATCTTGCTGGGATAAGCACATAAACTCGGTGTTTCTGCAATGTTGGATGGTCAATACCTGAAGTGTGTTGGTGCAGTTTTCTGCTGGTTCAATATTCTGCTGAAAATGGTGATGCTCACAAGGAGTGTGGTCATTGTGCTAATTGAAGTGCCAGATGTTGTTGCTGGTCTTAGGagtgcttctttttctttgcagTATTCTGTTATTTTTTATCTTGTCTTGGTTTagctagagtttttttttgttaacactGGTTTGGTCTTGTTTGTTCTAGTTAGTCTAATTTCTTGTTGCTtatggttggcatcttgccaacgGTATCTTATCTAGGGGTCTTGGGTGGCATATATTATTGTCGGGAGCGTATGTGTCAACTGTCAACTTAGTTAGAATGCTCATTCCCAATAGTGATGCCGTCGTGCCATTGCTTCTTCTAATCTTTGTAAACTGTTTTGAAGATATTAATAAATTCCTCTTTCTTATCGCACCctcccccaaaaaataaataaatatggttATATAGTTGTGGTTGCCATAAATATAGCTTTTCTGCACTTTAGGGAAACATGAACCACTATACTTAAAAAGTACTAGTCGAACCAAAATGAGGTGAAACCAATAGAGCTACTCAACTGTCCTCTAGTCAAAACTACAAGTACTAAAATTATATGGACACTGATCAAAGTAGGTTTATAGATGGAGTACTGATCAATTTGAGCTAGCTAGCTTGACCAAAAGCTTCAATAATCATAGGCTAGTTCAATTATGCTTATCGACATAAAACATGTGGAGGGAAACACCATTATATGTCTCCTACCCTAAAATCACATGCTATACGTTATCCTAGACAATGCTGGACCATTTCACAGATGCACAGCTAGCGCTCATgcattctctttctctttcgGGCTCAGCAGCTTTGCTGGTGCACCTCGGATCACCTGTATCCAAAATGCTCGTGCCTCTGTTCCCGTGTAATGTCATCCGTAGGATTGCACAAATGACTCTTCCTGAAAGGAGACTATTGAGAAATCATGCGGTTGAAATTGCATCGGAACAGAGGTACAAGTATTTTTTCGGTACGAAAGATTTGACCTCTTGTTGATGGCCTTCGGATGTAGGGATTGACCCATTTAGGTTGACTGCGGGCGATCACCACCCAATAGTTTAAAATTATGATTTCCTTCAGAAATTACAGAATGACATTGGATTACCAATCTTTATAGGGGATTTCGATTCCGAATGGTATAAAGAGAGTATGCCCGTTGGACAAAAAGATTGGCCTTATCTTAATTATTACTCCTACTTATGTTATTTGCGCGTAGTTCTAGATGTATTTATTGCTAATGGACtaatttactctctctctctctctctctctctctctctccggctgCTAGGGCTGTCCGAGCCAACTTACGCACATGGCCGGTCCAAGGTATTTGGATGCCCTAGGCCAAGTGGTGGAATAGTGCCCTacataaattttctaatttaaaaacaataaatgaaaatacttttttatatataattttcattcatactatttaacatggtaaatattttgGCCTTAATGGCTTGTACGGTTGCAATAATATTTAGTAGACTCAAGTTTGAATCACAACAGTCCCAATTTGTGTGATaggaggaaatttttttggcaaaaaaacacTACAAAAAAGTACCTTACCAGGATTTGAACCTAGCCAACTTatgtaaaaaaacaaacaatttacCATTGAACCATTATAGGAATTTGTATTATAATTACacacagaaaatatatatacttatttagGAAGGGGGTGCCccatttttggtccaaaatgtggaggcccaaggcggcggcctcttgggcctccCCATTGGGGTGGCCCTGCTTACGCACCTTGACTATTTCCTCCTTGGCTGGTCAAACGCAGTCATTCACACCGGAAATTAGGGGATTAATAAGAATTTTCTCTCTTACGACCTATCTCCAAGAGACTGCCAAGATTCTaactcaaaatatttgaatttacGGTTGATCCATGTTAGTACCATTTTAGGTaccagaaatgatattggtaccgacggggtcggtaccgatatcgtagggacggccgtgccgggccgtctccggccaccggacggccgatctgagccgtccaaaaattctaaaaaaaaaaaacgagggggcgaACGtgagaattaacggcatccgaggtgtgtaaggtgcttgatccgaacacccttttttcgtgtatatatgtatatacttgtgaatatacatatatatacgaaaaaatgatgttcggatcaagcaccttacacacctcggatgccattgattcccgcgaagaccccctcgtttttttttttatagaatttttggacggctcggatcggccgtccggtggccggagacagcccggcgcagccgtccctacgatttcggtaccgaccccgtcggtacctgtagcatcacTCTTTAGGTACCGCTTGGCCCCTTGGGATTCCTCATTATAGTCACAGCTGGTATATCATCAGCAGACATCAAATCTCATTAAGCGCAGACAATGCAATCTTCTTGTAATAGAATAATAGTACAATGTTAGGTGTAGAAGGCCGAATCATTAATTAATTACAACCTAACACCTTACCATTTTGGTGAATGTTTTGCtcgggaagtgctacaatacacaccccttatttgggtgtgtatcatatgcacccttattaaaatacaccaaaatgttatgaatcccaaaatgttacgaatctattgctaaaaagttacgaatcatattgttgaaaagttacgaatttttagtataaaagttacgatacgaaataaaatgttatgaatgaccggtcctacaagtaattttttatgaggtggcataatataaaccacacaat
Coding sequences:
- the LOC131323664 gene encoding uncharacterized protein LOC131323664 gives rise to the protein MDSYTMAFCAYGKLSSLCLVSTDGCGRMRNRRGRKCVVVRAASSLYEEGQLERPKWTGETPLSRLVGALISFKPLYSVLKLGARQVLISTAEKTNIPWREMTREILESEVYKEMDSIQNSSIVYPDYYLNPFHAYDEGNLSWLAAAEAEAATMSMVRRAIPDASSLDEANQIVRGNWLNAIEQHHQQFSGNAMIENILDIGCSVGVSSRYLANKFPSAKVTGLDLSPYFLAVAQFKEKKSTPRKNPISWVHANGEDTGLPAQLFDIVSIAYVLHECPARAIVNLVKEAFRLLRPGGTFAVTDNSPKSKILQELSPVLFTLMKSTEPFLDEYYLTDLEGKMREAGFVNIQTILTDPRHRTVTGTVPYICQNSSVALPPSLSLSLSLSLSAIMKKELKETSELDKNHGGATENDDNEAIELVLFQVPESYVYLIPPRKTAASYRADEWNVNKWAWEGTLKVVSKGEECIIRLEDKTTGELYARAFLRDGEPHPVEAVIDSSRYFVLRIEEDIGGRLRHAFIGIGFRERTEAYDFQAALHDHMKYLNKKKTAEEMEQQYQNNSSVDYSLKDGETIVVQLKNKSGRSKFFEQGLNNLSLEEKANQKVSAITIKPPPPPPAPLSPVITVKSPSDSPSNLSLDKTSGNREQSKEEHSLENQTAPDLPDDDFGDFQAAG